A region of the Streptomyces sp. NBC_00442 genome:
CCGCGTACCGGCCGGCGCCCGCCACCCGCTGACCACGCTCTCGGAGCGCATCGAGGACGTCTTCGTGGCCATGGGCTACGAGGTCGCCGAGGGCCCCGAGGCCGAGGCCGAGTGGTTCACCTTCGACGCGCTCAACATCGGCCCGGACCACCCGGCCCGCAGCGAGCACGACACCTTCTTCGTGCAGGGGCCCGAGGCCGCCGCCCCTTCCGGCGTCGTCCTGCGCACCCACACCTCGCCCGTGCAGATCCGCTCGATGCTCGACCGCGAGCCGCCGGTGTACGTGATCTGCCCCGGTCGGGTCTACCGCACCGACGAGCTGGACGCCACGCACAGCCCGGTCTTCCGTCAGGTCGAGCTGCTCGCCGTGGACGAGGGCCTGACCATGGCCGACCTCAAGGGCACCCTCGACCACATGGTCAAGGCGCTCTTCGGCGAGGACATCGAGACGCGCCTGCGGCCGAACTTCTTCCCGTTCACCGAGCCGTCCGCCGAGATGGACATGGTCTGCTACGTCTGCCGCGGCGCGTCCGTCGGCAACCCGGACCGTCCCTGCCGCACCTGCTCCAGCGAGGGCTGGATCGAGCTCGGCGGCTGCGGCATGGTCAACCCGAAGGTGCTCACCGCCTGCGGTGTGGACGCCGAGAAGTACAGCGGCTTCGCCTTCGGCTTCGGCATCGAACGGATGCTGATGTTCCGCCACAACGTAGAAGACATGCGAGACATGGTCGAGGGTGACATCCGGTTCACCCGGCCGTTCGGGATGGAGATCTGATGCGGGTCCCGCTTTCCTGGCTGCGGGAGTACGTCGACCTCCCCGCCACCGAGACCGGCCGCGACGTGCAGGCCAGGCTCGTCGACGCAGGTCTTGAGGTCGAGACCGTCGAGCAGCTCGGCGCCGGGCTCAAGGGCCCGCTCGTCGTCGGCAAGGTCCTCACCATCGAGGAGCTGGAGGGCTTCAAGAAGCCCATCCGCTTCTGCACCGTCGACGTCGGCCGGGCCAACGGCACCGGTGAGCCCCAGGAGATCGTCTGCGGCGCCCGCAACTTCGCGGTCGGCGACAAGGTCGTCGTGGTGCTGCCCGGCGCGGTGCTGCCCGGCGACTTCGCGATCGCCGCGCGCAAGACGTACGGCAGGACCTCGCACGGCATGATCTGCTCCGGCGACGAGCTGGGCATGGGCCCGGACACCACCGGCGGCATCATCGTGCTCCCCCCGGAGCACGAGGTCGGCACCGACGCGATCGCGTTGCTCGAACTCGTCGACGAGGTCCTCGACATCGCGGTCACCGCCAACCGCGGCGACTGTCTGTCGATGCGCGGCGTGGCCCGCGAGACCGCGATCGCCTACGGTCTGCCGCTGCGCGACCCGGCGCTGCTCGACGTGCCCGCGCCCAACTCCTACGGCTACCCGGTCAAGGTCGCCGACCCGATCGGCTGCGACCGCTTCACCGCGCGCACCGTGACCGGTCTCGACCCCGAGGCCCGCTCCCCGATCTGGCTGCAGCGCCGTCTTCAGAAGGCCGGCATGCGTCCGATCTCGCTCGCCGTCGACATCACCAACTACGTGATGATCGAGCTCGGCCAGCCGCTGCACGCCTACGACCGCGGCCTGGTCGACGGGCCCATCGGCGTGCGCCGCGCCGAGGCCGGCGAGCTGCTCACCACGCTCGACGGCACCAAGCGCAAGCTGGACGCCGCCGACCTGGTCATCACCGACGACCGGGGCCCCATCGGCCTGGCCGGTGTCATGGGCGGCGCCAACACCGAGATCGCCGACTCCGTCACGGACCCCGAGACCGGCGAGGTCAAGGGCACCACCGAGGTCGTCATCGAGGCCGCGCACTTCGACGCGGTCGCCATCGCCCGCACCGCGCGCCGTCACAAGCTGACCTCCGAGGCGTCCCGGCGCTTCGAGCGCGGCGTCGACCCGCAGGCCGCGGCGGCCGCCGCCCAGCGGACCGTCGACCTGCTCGTGCTGCTCGCGGGCGGCACGGCCGAGGCCGGCGTCACCGAGATCGTCTCGCCGTCCGCGCCGCGCACCATCTCCATGCGCGCCGACCACCCGGACCGCGTCGCGGGCATCGAGTACGGCCGCGAGACCGTCGTGCGCCGCCTCCAGGAGGTCGGCTGCGACGCCTACGGGCAGGACGAACTCGTCGTCACCGTGCCGTCCTGGCGGCCCGACCTCACCGAGCCGAACGACCTGGCCGAAGAGGTCATCCGCCTGGAGGGCTACGCCAACCTGCCCTCCACCCTGCCGAAGCCGCCCGCCGGACGGGGTCTGACGGAGCGTCAGCGACTGCACCGCAGGGTCGGCCGGGCGCTCGCCGGCGCCGGGTTCACCGAGGCGCCGAGCTACCCGTTCGTCGCCGAGTCGGTCTTCGACCAGCTGGGTCTGGACGCGGACGACGCAAACCGTGCCGTCGTGAAGCTGGTCAACCCGCTCAGCGACGAGGAGCCGGCGCTGCGCACCACGCTCCTTCCGGGCCTCCTGGCCACGCTGCGCCGCAACGCCGGCCGCGGCAGCCACGACCTGGCGCTGTTCGAGACGGGCCTGGTCTTCCACCCGTCGCCGACGCCGGGCGTCGCGGCCCGGCTGCCCGTCGACCGCCGGCCCACCGACGAGGAGATCGCCGCTCTCGACGCCGTGCTGCCCGTGCAGCCGCGGCACGTGGGCGCCGTCCTCGCCGGTGCGCGCGAGCAGGCCGGCTGGTGGGGCAGGGGCCGCCCGGCCGACTGGGCGGACGCCGTCGAGGCGGCGCGCGCCGTGGCCCGCGAGGCGGGGCTCGAACTCGCCGTGGACCAGGGCCAGTACGGCCCCTGGCACCCGGGCCGCTGTGCCGAGCTGTATGTGTTCCCCGAGGGCGTCAAGACCCTCGTCGGGCACGCCGGTGAGCTGCACCCGCGCGTCGTCAAGGCGTTCGGTCTGCCCGCCCGCAGCTGCGCCATGGAGCTGAACCTCGACGTCCTGGAGCGGGCCGCCGAAGGCGCCGTGCGGGCGCCGTCGATCTCCACCTTCCCGGTCGCGACCCAGGACGTGGCGCTCGTCGTCGACGCCCGGGTCCCGGCGGCGGCGGTGGAGAACGCGCTGCGCGTCGGCGCCGGTGAACTCCTCGAATCGATCCGCCTGTTCGACGTCTACAGCGGCGAGCAGACCGGCGCGGGCAAGAAGTCCCTCGCCTACGCGCTGCGCTTCCGTGCCGCCGACCGCACCCTGACCGTCGAGGAGGCCTC
Encoded here:
- the pheS gene encoding phenylalanine--tRNA ligase subunit alpha, giving the protein MSAPNKSYDPVEVEALKPEEIERMRDEALAAFAAAGDLDALAQAKTAHTGGTSPLSLANREIGALPPQAKAAAGKLVGMARGAVNKALAARQAELEDERDARVLVEEAVDVTLPHDRVPAGARHPLTTLSERIEDVFVAMGYEVAEGPEAEAEWFTFDALNIGPDHPARSEHDTFFVQGPEAAAPSGVVLRTHTSPVQIRSMLDREPPVYVICPGRVYRTDELDATHSPVFRQVELLAVDEGLTMADLKGTLDHMVKALFGEDIETRLRPNFFPFTEPSAEMDMVCYVCRGASVGNPDRPCRTCSSEGWIELGGCGMVNPKVLTACGVDAEKYSGFAFGFGIERMLMFRHNVEDMRDMVEGDIRFTRPFGMEI
- the pheT gene encoding phenylalanine--tRNA ligase subunit beta, which encodes MRVPLSWLREYVDLPATETGRDVQARLVDAGLEVETVEQLGAGLKGPLVVGKVLTIEELEGFKKPIRFCTVDVGRANGTGEPQEIVCGARNFAVGDKVVVVLPGAVLPGDFAIAARKTYGRTSHGMICSGDELGMGPDTTGGIIVLPPEHEVGTDAIALLELVDEVLDIAVTANRGDCLSMRGVARETAIAYGLPLRDPALLDVPAPNSYGYPVKVADPIGCDRFTARTVTGLDPEARSPIWLQRRLQKAGMRPISLAVDITNYVMIELGQPLHAYDRGLVDGPIGVRRAEAGELLTTLDGTKRKLDAADLVITDDRGPIGLAGVMGGANTEIADSVTDPETGEVKGTTEVVIEAAHFDAVAIARTARRHKLTSEASRRFERGVDPQAAAAAAQRTVDLLVLLAGGTAEAGVTEIVSPSAPRTISMRADHPDRVAGIEYGRETVVRRLQEVGCDAYGQDELVVTVPSWRPDLTEPNDLAEEVIRLEGYANLPSTLPKPPAGRGLTERQRLHRRVGRALAGAGFTEAPSYPFVAESVFDQLGLDADDANRAVVKLVNPLSDEEPALRTTLLPGLLATLRRNAGRGSHDLALFETGLVFHPSPTPGVAARLPVDRRPTDEEIAALDAVLPVQPRHVGAVLAGAREQAGWWGRGRPADWADAVEAARAVAREAGLELAVDQGQYGPWHPGRCAELYVFPEGVKTLVGHAGELHPRVVKAFGLPARSCAMELNLDVLERAAEGAVRAPSISTFPVATQDVALVVDARVPAAAVENALRVGAGELLESIRLFDVYSGEQTGAGKKSLAYALRFRAADRTLTVEEASAARDAAVAHAAEATGAVLRGA